The following are from one region of the Nicotiana tabacum cultivar K326 chromosome 3, ASM71507v2, whole genome shotgun sequence genome:
- the LOC107797200 gene encoding uncharacterized protein LOC107797200, whose protein sequence is MDLPPEELQFLTIPDIFKESISIPKRSPKTFYLITLTLVFPLSFAILAHSLFTHPIITQLQENPNSSHASQWTKLIVFQFCYLLFLFGFSLLSTAAVVFTVASIYTSKPVSFSSTLAAIPSVFKRLFITFIWVSLSMLAYNTVFLIFLVLLIVAADTQNVVLFLFSFLVVFVLFLVVHVYISALWHLASVVSVLEPVYGIGAMKKSYELLKGRTGMAFFLVFGYLSICGVINGFFGTIVVHGGESYGVFSRIVVGGFLVGVLVIVNLVGLLVQSVFYYVCKSYHHQGIDKTALYDHLGGYLGEYVPLKSSVQMENMETGALTP, encoded by the coding sequence atggatctgccaccagagGAGCTTCAATTCTTGACTATACCTGATATTTTCAAAGAATCAATCTCCATACCCAAAAGATCCCCAAAAACTTTCTACCTTATTACCCTTACATTAGTATTCCCTTTGTCTTTTGCAATCTTGGCTCATTCTTTGTTCACTCACCCCATCATTACTCAGCTTCAAGAAAACCCAAATTCATCTCATGCCTCACAATGGACCAAGCTCATTGTTTTCCAGTTCTGTTACCTGCTTTTCTTGTTTGGTTTCTCTTTACTTTCAACTGCTGCTGTTGTTTTCACTGTGGCATCAATTTACACCTCAAAGCCTGTGTCTTTTTCTTCTACCTTAGCTGCTATTCCCAGTGTTTTCAAGAGGCTTTTTATTACTTTCATTTGGGTTTCTCTTTCTATGTTGGCTTATAACACtgttttcttgatttttcttgtGCTTTTGATTGTGGCAGCAGATACCCAGAATGTGGTTTTGTTCCTCTTTTCATTCTTGGTTGTGTTTGTGCTCTTCCTTGTAGTGCATGTTTACATCAGTGCATTGTGGCATTTGGCTAGTGTGGTGTCTGTTCTTGAGCCTGTTTATGGTATAGGAGCTATGAAGAAGAGTTATGAGTTGTTGAAAGGGAGGACAGGGATGGCATTTTTCCTTGTCTTCGGGTACTTGTCGATTTGTGGGGTGATTAATGGTTTTTTTGGGACAATTGTAGTGCATGGAGGTGAAAGTTATGGTGTGTTTTCAAGAATTGTGGTTGGTGGATTCCTGGTTGGAGTATTGGTGATTGTGAATCTTGTGGGGCTTTTGGTGCAAAGTGTGTTTTACTATGTTTGCAAGAGTTATCATCATCAGGGGATAGACAAGACTGCTCTGTATGATCATCTTGGGGGATACCTTGGGGAGTATGTGCCGTTGAAAAGCAGTGTTCAGATGGAGAACATGGAAACTGGTGCCTTGACACCATGA